The genomic region CACTACCTCGCGGCTCTCGATCGCGAACTCGACACCGATCCGACCGACACCGATTCGCCGTTCTGACGAGAAACCAGCACTCGCGCGCGACCACGGCTAGATGATCAGATTTCTACGGTTTCTCGTGATCGCCAACAGTCCGAGGCCGAGTTCCGCCTGGGCACGCAGGATGAGGGCGGTAGCGTGCCGGGGGGAGCCCGGAGGAATCCGCTCACTCGCCGTGCGCGCCAGGCTCGGGTTGCCGAGCCGCAGGGCGACCAAGGCCATCGCGATCCCCAGGTCGGCGTCGCCTGGATATTTTTCCGACGCGGATTCGAGCAGCCACATGGCTCGGGGTGTTTCACCCGCCAGTACCAGCAACTCGGCCATCTCGACCGCTCGGGCGGCGTTGCCCGGCACCTCGCTGCCGAGTTCCGCTGCGGCGCGGCGAGCCGCCATCCGGTCGCCTCGTTGGAGCGCCTCGGGGACCGCCTTCCGGGCCGTTTCGAGCTTCTCCTCATCGTCGGCCTGGCATGAGAGGAGGAGGGCAAGAGGAAGGATGAAGAGCGCAAGACGCCGGAGGGTTCGCATGAGGTGCAGCATACGGTTCTCGAATCGGTTGGGCCGGGCGCCCGCTTGACGCGGTAGATTCCGTGTGGGCACAGACAGGAAGGCTGACGGAACGATGCGGCTCTATACCTACCACCGCTCCTCCGCGAGCTACCGCGTACGCATTGCCCTCGAGTGGAAGGGCCTCGCCCGCGAAGACATCTATGTGGATCTCAGCCGGGGCGAACAATTGGCTCCCGAGTTCCTGGCGGAGAACCCGAATGGCCGAGTCCCTTTTCTGATCGATGGCGATGTTCGGCTCGGTCAGGCCCTTGCGATCCTGGAGTATCTGGAGGAGTGCCATCCGGAACGGCCCTTGCTCCCGAAATCTCCCGCAGCCCGGGCTCACGTGCGTGAATTGGCTCTCTTGATCGTGGCCGACACCCAGCCGCTGCAGAACACCGGTCCGTTCACGTATCTGGCAGACCCTCTTGGCGTGACCGACCCCGACCGCTTCCGCTGGTACCGGCACTGGGTTTCGAGGGGTCTCGGTGTTTTCGAACGCATGCTGGCCGCAAGCTCCGAAACCGGCCAGTTCTGTGCTGGTGACGAGCCCAGCTTGGCGGATGTCTGCGTCGTTCCCCAGGTCGTCAACTGGATGCGAAACAGTGGAGGGGATCTCGCCGATTGGCCGACCCTCGCTCGCATCTTCAATGCCTGCCAGGGCCTCGATGCGTTTCAGCGCGCGGCTCCCGAACGTCAAGGGGATGCACCTGATTCGTAGGCAAGCTGCCGAGAGCGTTCAGGAAAGTCGCTTCGCGGCCTTCGCGAAGTCGGCCGCGGCTTCGCACCTCTTCGGACGGTTCTGCTCTGGACCGCCAATCCAGATGGAGCCCCCCAGTCCAGCGGCAGCAGCGGCTTCGCCGTCGCGGGCACTGTCGCCAATCATCCACGAGTCCAAGAGCGCGGCGCCGAGTTCGTCGCGTGCTCGTTCGAGGAGACCCGGGGCAGGCTTGCGGCAGGAACAGCCGTCGTTCGGCGCGTGGGGGCAGTGAAAAGTCGCTTCGATGCGGACACCCTGCGCCGCCAGATCATCGATCAAGTGCTTCTGGAAGGCTTGAAAATCCTGCTCCTCGAAGAAGCCGCGGCCGATGCCGCTCTGGTTCGTGACGATGGCCAGCTTCCATCCCGCCGCTTGCAGCTGCCGAAGCCCGTCGACCACGCCAGGCAGCAGCTCATAATCGTCGATGCAGTGGACGTAGCCTGGATCGCGCACCAGTGTGCCGTCCCGATCGAGAAAGACGAAACGATTCATGAACGGAGGCTATCACGCAGCTCCTGGAGATCGTGTGACCGATCGCCCGCAGGGATCCCGGCGAAACGCTGATGCAGGTACGCCTCTGTGATGCGAGCGAATGCAGGCCCCGCGGAGGCGGGCGCTGCGTCTTCGACGTGGAGCAGGAAACCCCGCGCTGTGGTGGCCGGGCTTCGCTTGAAGCCCTTGCGCGCGAGCAGGCTGAGCGCGCGGGCGTAGAATGCAGGCAGTTCGGGAACGCTTCGGTGACGAATGCGGAAGACGCCCACGATCGCCAGAAGCCCAGCGCCGACGGCGAGCCAGAACCCGAGGGGCAGGCGCGGCAAGCCGGAGGATGGGGTGGCCTCCGGCAAGGCGGCGCTGGCGCGACCCGTGTCGCGCCAGCGGTGCCACGCCAGCCAGGCCTTGCGGAGCACGCGGCCCTGGCTGTTCCGATCGAAATCGACGATCCGGAACCACCACAATTCGGCCGCACTACTCAGGCTCGCCAGCCAGCGTTCGCCGCGTAGCGCGGCCGCACCTGCCATTCGAAGCCCGGCGGGCGTCGGGTCATAGCGGACCCAGCCGGCTTGCTGGTAGTGGATCTCGACCCAGGTATGGGCATCGGATTGAGTCACTTCGAGGAAGCCGCCAATTGGATTGCCGACGCCCCCCGCAAAACCATTCACGAGACGTGCGGGCAGCCCCGCACTGCGGGCGAGTACGACCATCGAGCTTGCGAAGTACTCGCAGTGGCCTTCCGTTCGTTCCAGAAGAAAAGACTCGACGGGCGAACGGATACCGTTTCCGTGGCTGGGGACGTCGTTCGTGTACCGGCCCTGGCTCCGAAGGTGGCGTTCGAGCGCGGCCGCGCGGTCCGCATCGGTCGTCGCATCCGCAACCAGCTCCAACGCGAGCTCGGCCACCGCGGGGTCGAGCTTTGGGAGCTGCAGGTAACGCTCGCCCGCTTCGACCGGGGGCACGGCGGCGTCACCCCCCAGCTGCATATGCTCCGGCGTTCGGACATCGGCGGCTACCTGGTAGTCGACGCGATCCCCCGCGGTACGCATTCCGTACAGCGAGCCACCGGCGTCGTGTTGCAGGCGGCCCACATCCCCGCGAACGACCGTGGCCAATCCGGGTGAGAAGATCACGCCCGTTGCGAGCTTCTCTCGCGTGATGCGTTGGCGGATCTGATCGCCGAGCCGGCGAACCCCGAGATCCAGCCCGATCTCGGTGTCTCCCTTGATCGAGGCTCGCTCGGAGGGCGTGATCGCCCAACGGTGTCCATCGAAGTGATCGAACGCCAGGCCTCGCCAATAGCGATCCTGAGGCGAGGGAAGAGCCCCGTCGATCGGCTCGACCCGCAGCACGACTTCCGGATCCATCCGGATTCGTCCCAGATCGCCCAGCTCCACGTTCTCCGAGAAGCCCGCGACCGCCATCGGAGAGCCGATCCCTGTCGAGACCAGCGATCCCGAACGAATGCGGGGCAGCATCGGGAAGAGGAACACGGCGAGGAGAATCGAGAGCAGGCTGGCAAAGGTGGTCGTGCGCAGGAGAGGGCCGGAGATCGCACGCTGGGCGGCCTGGGGCTCTCCCATTTCGAGCGCCTCGGCCCGCAAGGTGTGCACCGTGAGGGTCCAGACCGTCGCCATCGTGAAGAGGATCAGCAACGGGGGGAAAGCAAGATGATCGGTGAGGTTCGCCGCAAGGATGACCTGGAACACGGACAGGGCCACGAGCAGGAACTCGGATCGCCTGGCGCGGGCATCGAGGAGCTGGAGCCCCTGGGCAAGCACCGCAAAATGGGCGAGCGCAACGACCGCGAGCCCGCTTCGCATCAGGTTTCCAGCCACGAAGAGACACGCGATCAATCCTGCGTTCAAGAGGATGCGATTCTCTTGCCACGCATAGCGACGATCTTGTTGCCAGGCCGTGAACGCAATGCATGCCACCGTCACGCCCAGCACCACGGGCGAGATCTGCTCGGTGATCGCGAGGGTGAGCGTCGCAAGCGCGACCATCACCACGGCCGACCGCGGCCGGGGGGAAGTCGAATGTTCGCGGAATTCGGTGCGGCTCACGCGGCGTGCCCGGCGCTCTCAGCGCAGCCTGGTTGAACCTGGGCAAGCAGCCTCAGCATTTCTCGCCGTGCTTGCTCGCCATCGCGCGGGAGCAGGAAGTGATCGTCGGTGCGCAGGCCCACCCGCCAGCCCTCGGCCATGTGGCGCAGGATCTGGCCGGTCGCCCGGCTGACTTCGGCTTCGAAGGCGGGGCCGGGCGTTGCCCCTGCGGTTGCGAGGGTTACCACGAGTTCGGGCCTGTCTTCCTGTTCGCGATCGCGTACCAGGAGGCTGGATGCCTTGAGGCTATGGGGCCAGTGGACACGTCGGAAGCTGTCGCCGGGGGCATAGCTGCGCACGCCCGCCGCCTCCGGGCTGTCACCGGCTCGGCTCGAACTGCGTTCGCCGCGAGCCTCGCTGTTGACATTGCCTTCCGCGAGCTGTCCTTGCGGGGCGGGTTCCGGATAGACGAGCACCGTCTGCGGACCCTCGAAGACGGCGGCCTTCACGAACAAACCGAAGGGGAACCGTGTCCAGACGCGGAAACCCGCGAAGCTCATCTCTCCTCGGCGCTCGGGGATCCAGCGGGTGATACGTGAGATGGCGGCTTCCCCAGGAATGAAGAAGAAGAACGCGCGCGTGGCGGGCGACGTCTGGAAGAGATCGAAGCCGGCGAGATCCTCGACGACGATTGCGTAGCTCGGCACGCGGCGTTTCTTGTTGCGTACCTCGTATGCGATGGTGGCCGGGGTGCCGGCGAAGATTTCCCGCGGCAGCTTTCGGCGCACGCTGAGATGGCGCAATGCGGCCTCAGAGAACACGCCGGAAAGCACGAGGAAACCGAGCATGACCGAGAGGACCATGTAGAGCAGGTTGTTGCCGGTGTTGAGCGAGGCAAAGCCGACACCCAGCGTCAGCGCGAAGAAGCTCCAGCCCGCGCGGGTGGGCTTGAGCGATCGGGGCGGGCGAAGGCTGCGGCGCAGGCGCCAACCGAGGCTCGCTCGGCCTTTCTTCACAGCGGAACCGGCACCCGCTCGAGGATCTCCTGCAGGATCCACCGGGCTTCCTCGGAAGATGCACCTGCCTGCGCGTGGGCATCGAAGACCAGGCGATGGGCAAGGACGTCCGACGCGAGTTCTTTCACGTCCTCCGGGATGGCGAAATCACGGCCATCGACCAGCGCGTGCGCCTGGGCCGCGTGGCGAAGCGCGAGGGCAGCGCGCGTCGATGCGCCAATGCGCACCGCTTCGTGCTCACGGGTCTCGGCAACGATCGCCAGGAGGTAGGCGACCAGCGCATCATCGAATTTCACGCGCCCGGCACAGGCGCGAAGCGCCAAGAGCTGGGCTGGCGTGATCACGGCTTCGAGCTGGGGCAGGGCGGTCACGGCCGGATCGTCACGCAGCACGGCGGCTTCGTCTTCCGGTGACGGATACCCGATCGAGATGCGTGCATGAAAACGGTCGAGTTGCGATTCGGGCAACGCATGCGTTCCCGCGTGCTCGGCGGGATTCTGTGTCGCCACCACGAAGAAGGGCTGGGGGAGAGGGTGGAGCTCGCCGTCCACCGTGACGTGCCCCTCGGCCATCGCCTCCAGCAAGGCCGATTGGGTCTTGGGGCTGGCCCGATTGATCTCGTCCGCGAGGACGACATGGGCGAACAACGGGCCTGGGTGGAAGACGAGCGCGCCCGTGGGGCGGCCTTCCGCGATTTCAGGCAGGGCAGCGCCAATCACGTCGCTCGGGAGGAGATCGCTCGTGAACTGGATGCGCCGGAAACTCCCGGCGACGCTCCGGGCCAGAGCCGCGGCAAGCGTCGTCTTGCCCACTCCCGGGACATCCTCGAGGAGCAGGTGCCCCCCAGCGATCAGGGTCTCCACCGCGCGTTCGACCACGTGGGGCTTGCCGCGCAGCGCGCGCTCGCAGTTCGCGTGCAATGCAGCCGCCAACTGCGCGGCAGCTGTGGCTTCCAGAGGTCGGGACTGGGGGTTCTCCAAATGGGCCTCGCGCGCTCTCCGCTACCTTCGGCAGGTTTGAGCAGCTACGTGAGCGTTACGGTGGAGGGCGGTAGCCAGGATGCCCGCGAGCGCGCCCTCGCCCTGGGAGTGGCGGCCGGCGCCCTGGGTGCCGAGGAACGCAACGGCCCTCCGCCCTCGCTGATCATGTTCGTGGGCGCGGAGGACGGGGAAGCCGTGGAGGCTGCCCTGCGCGACGCCCTTGGTGAGGAGCTGCACATCGGGGTTCCCGTACCCATCGCGGAAGTGGCCTGGAGTGAAGCCTGGAAGGAGGGGCTCGAGCCCATCGTCGTGAGCCCGCGGCTGGCGGTTACTCCCTCGTTCGTTCCCTTTGAACCCTCGCCGGGCCAGATCGCTCTTGTGATCGATCCGGGCCAGGCTTTCGGCACGGGAGGCCATGCCTCTACCCGGCTCGCCCTCGACCTGCTGGACGCGTTGCCCCAGGCGGCGATCGCAGAGCAGCGGGTGCTCGACGTGGGCTGCGGTACCGGTGTGCTCGCGTTGGCCGCGCTGGGCCTCGGAGCGAAGCAGGCCGTGGCCCTGGATCTCGATCCGTTGGCGACCGAGGCCACCTGGGAAAATGCGGCTCGCAACCGTCTCACGGCTGGATTGAGCGTGTGGACAGGCCCGATCGAGGGGCTGGGAGAGAGGCCCTTCGATCTGGTGTTGGCCAATATGATCCGGGCGGAGCTCTTCCCGCTTTTGGAGGCGATTCGCGCCCGTTGCAGCGCAGGAGGGCGGGTGATCCTCTCGGGCCTTCTCGACGAGGAACAGGCCCTTGTGGACGAGGCATTGGCGGGGGTCGGCCTCGAAGCCGTGGAGAGCCGGCGGCATCAAGATGCGCTCGGTGATCATTGGCTGGCAATTTCTTGCATTACTATATCCGGATAGAGTAATGTATTCGGATGCTGCCGCATTCGATCGAGCTGATCCCCCGCACGGAGGCCTCTCTCCAGGCCGATCTGCAGCGAATTCGCGAGTGTCTCCCCGGCTTCGACACGGTCAACATCCCGGATCTGCCCCGGTTCCGATTGCGAAGCTGGGAGGCCTGCCGGACGGCTCTGGGCCGTGTCAACCGCGCCATCCCGCACCTCCGGGCGATGGATGTCGATTTGATGGGCGCCGAGCACGCGCCGCTCTCGTTGGATCTCCTGAAGCAGCACCTGGTCGAGGCCAATCTCGAAGAGGTCATCATCGTGCAGGGCGACACCCCGGACGGCCGAGCTCCGGCCGGCGGGACCACGAGCGTCCAACTCATCCGAGCCCTGCGCGAGACCTTGCCTGGCCTCACCATCTACGCGGCGCTCGATCCCTACCGCGCGAGCCCCTCACGTGAGTGCGCCTATGCAAGAGAGAAACGCGAGGCCGGTGCAGACGGCTTCTTCACCCAGCCGTTCTTCGATCTGCGATACCAGGACGTCTGGGCAGATCTGCTCGCGGGCGAGCGTGTCTACTGGGGCGTATCTCCAGTCATGGCGGCCTCCACACGACGCTACTGGGAGCGACGCAACCTCGCCTTCCTGCCACGAGATTTCGAGCCCACCCTGGCCTGGAACCGACGTTATGCCGAGCATGCGATGGCCTGGGCTGCCGAATGCGAGGCTTCGCTGTATTTCATGCCCATCCGCGTGGACCTTGTCGAGATCCTGGGCGGGCTCACGGAAGGCAGCTGATTCTTCGGCCGTGGGTTCGGCCTAGGAAGAGGCCAACGCGCCCCGCCAGCTTTCGAGCAAGCGCCCCAACGTGTCGTCCAGATCGCGCTTGGGAGCCCAACCTGTGGTGGCTCGCAGCCGATCGGCACAGCCAACGCTCCGATCCGAAGCATCTTGCGCCTCCGCCGACACCCTGAGCTCTGCTTCCGCCGTGCTTTGGGCAAGCAACCGCTCGAAGATCTCGCGAATGCGCAGCCCGCGGCCGCTCGCCACGTTGTACACCCCCGGCGGCATCTCGGGTGAGAGCAGCAAGGCATAGGCGTCGATCACATCCTCGACATCCAGGAAATCGCGGGTGCCTTCGACGTTCCACGCCTCGACCACCGGCTCTTGCATGCCGCGCTCGATGGCTGCGAGCTGCTTGGCCAGCTTTGCCTCCACGAAATCCTCCCGCCGCCCCGGCCCGGTGTGGTTGAACGGCCGAACCCGAACCAGATCCAGGCCAGTTTCCGCGGCCTGGTAGGCAGCCAGGCGATCCCCCGCCGCCTTGCTCCAACCGTAGGCGCCGCGCGGCCGAAGCGGCGCCGATTCATCGAACGACTCATGCTCGGCCAAGCCCGTGCCATAGATCAGGCCTGACGTCACCAACAACAACCGCGCACCAGGCACATGCGCCCGCATCGCCCCGAGCACGCAACCCACGCCGCCGTAGTTGATCCGAAAGATCTCCGCCGGGTCGTCATCTGGATTTCGCGTTGCCGAAATGGCAGCGAGATGGACGATCGCTTCTGGCGCGACCTCCGCCACGAGCCCGCCAATTGCCGCTCCATCCGCGACATCCACTTCGAGATCACAACCGATCGTCTCGTGGCCGTCCGCTTCCAGCCGAGGCAGGAGGAGACGGCCAACCAGGCCGCGGGCTCCGGTGACGAGGATGCGCATGGGCGGAGGCTGACAGAGCCGGTGCGGGGAAGCCACTGGCCGTGGAGATGAACTGAGGCGACACAAACGCTACTCATCCAAGACGAGGCATCCGACCTCATCCATCGCCCATTGATCTATCGCTTTCTCGACTTCGAACTGGACGATTCCGAACTCCGGATACGTCGCGACGGCAACGTGGTTGCCGTGGAGCCTCGCGTTCTGGCTCTGATCATCCGTCTCGTAGAGCAACGGGATCGGATCGTGGCTCGAGATGAACTCCTCGAGAGGGTCTGGGAGGGGGGCCACGTCTCGGATCATGTCCTTTCCCAGGCGCTCTACGCGGCACGGCGCGTGCTTGGAGATACAGCGAAGGAGCCACGGCTGATCGAGACCGTGCGCGGAAGGGGCGTGAAGTTCATAGCCCCTGTGAGCTTGGATGCCGCGGCAGCGGCTCAGGGTTCCCCGTTCGTGGGGCGGGCAGGGGAAATGGAAACACTTCTATCCCTGCTTCACGAAGCTCGTGAAGGGCGCCCGAAGTTCGCGCTGATCCGCGGAGAGCCCGGTGCGGGGAAGACACGGCTGTGGAGCGAGTTTGCGACGAGCGCCCGTGAACGCGGGCATTCGGTGGTGGTCGGTCGGTGCTCCGAAGAGCCAGGTGCCCCCGCGTTGTGGCCGTGGATCCAGATGGCGAGGGGCCTACGGGATTTTGCGACTGTGCTGGGGGAAACACAACTCTCGGAGGCCGCCGAGGCTTGGCTTCATCGGCCCGGCCAGCCAAGCGGGTCGGCTCGTGGGATCGAGCCCACCCACTTTGGAGCGATGGACATGACCTCTGAGTTGTGGCGGGAGGCGGCTGCGCGTATTCCGATTGTTCTGGTGATCGACGATCTCCACAGGGCCGACGATGCTTCATTTCGGCAACTCGTCTTCTTGTGCGAAGAGATGAGGCCGTGTCCCATCTTCGTCCTGGCCGCCTATCGCACAAGCGAAGTGGAATGGCCCCCCGAGCGCCTCGAGGCCTTACGGTG from bacterium harbors:
- the maiA gene encoding maleylacetoacetate isomerase; this encodes MRLYTYHRSSASYRVRIALEWKGLAREDIYVDLSRGEQLAPEFLAENPNGRVPFLIDGDVRLGQALAILEYLEECHPERPLLPKSPAARAHVRELALLIVADTQPLQNTGPFTYLADPLGVTDPDRFRWYRHWVSRGLGVFERMLAASSETGQFCAGDEPSLADVCVVPQVVNWMRNSGGDLADWPTLARIFNACQGLDAFQRAAPERQGDAPDS
- a CDS encoding HAD family hydrolase; amino-acid sequence: MNRFVFLDRDGTLVRDPGYVHCIDDYELLPGVVDGLRQLQAAGWKLAIVTNQSGIGRGFFEEQDFQAFQKHLIDDLAAQGVRIEATFHCPHAPNDGCSCRKPAPGLLERARDELGAALLDSWMIGDSARDGEAAAAAGLGGSIWIGGPEQNRPKRCEAAADFAKAAKRLS
- a CDS encoding DUF3488 domain-containing protein, which translates into the protein MSRTEFREHSTSPRPRSAVVMVALATLTLAITEQISPVVLGVTVACIAFTAWQQDRRYAWQENRILLNAGLIACLFVAGNLMRSGLAVVALAHFAVLAQGLQLLDARARRSEFLLVALSVFQVILAANLTDHLAFPPLLILFTMATVWTLTVHTLRAEALEMGEPQAAQRAISGPLLRTTTFASLLSILLAVFLFPMLPRIRSGSLVSTGIGSPMAVAGFSENVELGDLGRIRMDPEVVLRVEPIDGALPSPQDRYWRGLAFDHFDGHRWAITPSERASIKGDTEIGLDLGVRRLGDQIRQRITREKLATGVIFSPGLATVVRGDVGRLQHDAGGSLYGMRTAGDRVDYQVAADVRTPEHMQLGGDAAVPPVEAGERYLQLPKLDPAVAELALELVADATTDADRAAALERHLRSQGRYTNDVPSHGNGIRSPVESFLLERTEGHCEYFASSMVVLARSAGLPARLVNGFAGGVGNPIGGFLEVTQSDAHTWVEIHYQQAGWVRYDPTPAGLRMAGAAALRGERWLASLSSAAELWWFRIVDFDRNSQGRVLRKAWLAWHRWRDTGRASAALPEATPSSGLPRLPLGFWLAVGAGLLAIVGVFRIRHRSVPELPAFYARALSLLARKGFKRSPATTARGFLLHVEDAAPASAGPAFARITEAYLHQRFAGIPAGDRSHDLQELRDSLRS
- a CDS encoding DUF58 domain-containing protein, whose product is MDPAGDPRAGAGSAVKKGRASLGWRLRRSLRPPRSLKPTRAGWSFFALTLGVGFASLNTGNNLLYMVLSVMLGFLVLSGVFSEAALRHLSVRRKLPREIFAGTPATIAYEVRNKKRRVPSYAIVVEDLAGFDLFQTSPATRAFFFFIPGEAAISRITRWIPERRGEMSFAGFRVWTRFPFGLFVKAAVFEGPQTVLVYPEPAPQGQLAEGNVNSEARGERSSSRAGDSPEAAGVRSYAPGDSFRRVHWPHSLKASSLLVRDREQEDRPELVVTLATAGATPGPAFEAEVSRATGQILRHMAEGWRVGLRTDDHFLLPRDGEQARREMLRLLAQVQPGCAESAGHAA
- a CDS encoding MoxR family ATPase, which codes for MEATAAAQLAAALHANCERALRGKPHVVERAVETLIAGGHLLLEDVPGVGKTTLAAALARSVAGSFRRIQFTSDLLPSDVIGAALPEIAEGRPTGALVFHPGPLFAHVVLADEINRASPKTQSALLEAMAEGHVTVDGELHPLPQPFFVVATQNPAEHAGTHALPESQLDRFHARISIGYPSPEDEAAVLRDDPAVTALPQLEAVITPAQLLALRACAGRVKFDDALVAYLLAIVAETREHEAVRIGASTRAALALRHAAQAHALVDGRDFAIPEDVKELASDVLAHRLVFDAHAQAGASSEEARWILQEILERVPVPL
- a CDS encoding methyltransferase translates to MSSYVSVTVEGGSQDARERALALGVAAGALGAEERNGPPPSLIMFVGAEDGEAVEAALRDALGEELHIGVPVPIAEVAWSEAWKEGLEPIVVSPRLAVTPSFVPFEPSPGQIALVIDPGQAFGTGGHASTRLALDLLDALPQAAIAEQRVLDVGCGTGVLALAALGLGAKQAVALDLDPLATEATWENAARNRLTAGLSVWTGPIEGLGERPFDLVLANMIRAELFPLLEAIRARCSAGGRVILSGLLDEEQALVDEALAGVGLEAVESRRHQDALGDHWLAISCITISG
- a CDS encoding methylenetetrahydrofolate reductase, with translation MLPHSIELIPRTEASLQADLQRIRECLPGFDTVNIPDLPRFRLRSWEACRTALGRVNRAIPHLRAMDVDLMGAEHAPLSLDLLKQHLVEANLEEVIIVQGDTPDGRAPAGGTTSVQLIRALRETLPGLTIYAALDPYRASPSRECAYAREKREAGADGFFTQPFFDLRYQDVWADLLAGERVYWGVSPVMAASTRRYWERRNLAFLPRDFEPTLAWNRRYAEHAMAWAAECEASLYFMPIRVDLVEILGGLTEGS
- a CDS encoding NAD-dependent epimerase/dehydratase family protein codes for the protein MRILVTGARGLVGRLLLPRLEADGHETIGCDLEVDVADGAAIGGLVAEVAPEAIVHLAAISATRNPDDDPAEIFRINYGGVGCVLGAMRAHVPGARLLLVTSGLIYGTGLAEHESFDESAPLRPRGAYGWSKAAGDRLAAYQAAETGLDLVRVRPFNHTGPGRREDFVEAKLAKQLAAIERGMQEPVVEAWNVEGTRDFLDVEDVIDAYALLLSPEMPPGVYNVASGRGLRIREIFERLLAQSTAEAELRVSAEAQDASDRSVGCADRLRATTGWAPKRDLDDTLGRLLESWRGALASS